One part of the Phaenicophaeus curvirostris isolate KB17595 chromosome 2, BPBGC_Pcur_1.0, whole genome shotgun sequence genome encodes these proteins:
- the SENP6 gene encoding sentrin-specific protease 6 isoform X6 → MIQFGNIVSNTPIKRRKVISQEIVTEAVPLNYQNSCESVILNCRSIRIGTLRRMVVEPVIFCLDYIKIRLESQEESESDIREINLKTSELTKCEWCSVRKLPVVFLQTAPSTCSSLRDQLKMSKDNVWYECKGDSQEEQYIILIFETGLDPHANSIFEKIITDIGIRNNISDFFVKISFEEANGRLVAFTKCLEDNSKGSPSHRENKIKNVASESKMQQRNKQLPYFDDDDEIGEPHTVFIGPIEKLIVYPPPPAKGGISVTNEDLHCLNEGEFLNDVIIDFYLKYLVLEKLKKEDADRIHVFSSFFYKRLNQRERRNIHETSNLSIQQKRHGRVKTWTRHVDIFEKDFIFVPLNEAAHWFLAVICFPGLEKPKYEPNPHYHESAATQMKSSSSDGENSTPSPLPNELDAQNSPSKSTAKKTLTKKYNTTLIDPNTETEDSGSSCCRRSPCRGKSAFKKLNQIDSDLEEPNTVELACHKLDHRTPDENGIQGEFTAASQSLDGLHKIRLNYSEDSADGSKLNEDELIDFSEDQDNQEDSSDDGGLVDDNCNSEMGQWHLKPTVCKQPCILLMDSLRGPSRSNVVKTLREYLEVEWEVRKGHKRSFSKDVMKGSNPKVPQQNNFSDCGVYILQYVESFFENPILSFELPMNLTDWFPRPRMKTKREEIRKIILKLQEQQNKEKKGQKDPSSMERSLQEKTEQLINSGSD, encoded by the exons TTTGGGAACATTGTGTCTAACACTCCAATAAAACGCCGTAAAGTTATTTCTCAAGAGATTGTCACTGAAGCTGTACCTCTAAATTACCAAAATTCCTGTGAAAGTGTGATTCTGAACTGTCGAAGTATACGAATAGGAACACTACGAAGAATGGTAGTGGAACCTGTGATT TTTTGCCTGGATTATATCAAAATACGCCTAGAAAGTCAAGAAG aGTCAGAAAGCGATATCCGAGAGATTAACctgaaaacttcagaacttACCAAATGTGAATGGTGTAGTGTCCGAAAATTGCCAGTAGTTTTCCTACAAACAGCGCCATCAACCTGTAGCAGTCTGAGAGACCAGTTGAAAATGAGTAAAGATAATGTCTGGTACGAATGTAAAGGAGACA GTCAAGAAGAACAGTAcataattttgatttttgaaaCCGGTCTTGATCCTCATGCAAACtcaatatttgaaaaaataattactgacATTGGTattagaaataatatttctgacTTCTTCGTGaaaatttcctttgaagaagCCAATGGCAGGCTTGTTGCATTTACTAAGTGCTTGGAAGACAATTCCAAAGGAAGCCCAtctcacagagaaaacaaaataaaaaat GTTGCTTCTGAGTCCAAAATGCAGCAGCGAAATAAACAGTTACCGTattttgatgatgatgatgaaattGGAGAACCACATACAGTATTTATTGGTCCTATAGAAAA gttGATAGTTTACCCACCTCCTCCAGCTAAAGGTGGTATTTCTGTGACCAATGAAGACCTCCATTGTCTAAATGAAGGAGAATTTTTAAATGACGttattattgatttttatttaaa GTATTTGGtacttgaaaaactgaaaaaagaagatgCTGATAGAATACATGTGTTCAGTTCATTCTTCTATAAACGCCTTaatcaaagagaaagaagaaatattcatGAAACTTCAAACCTTTC AATACAACAGAAACGACATGGGCGAGTAAAAACATGGACAAGGCATGTCGACATTTTTgagaaagatttcatttttgttccCCTTAATGAAGC tgcCCACTGGTTTTTGGCTGTCATCTGTTTTCCTGGTTTAGAAAAACCCAAATATGAACCAAATCCCCATTATCATGAAAGTGCTGCAACACAGATGAAATCTTCCTCTTCAGATGGAGAGAACAGCACGCCATCTCCTTTGCCAAATGAGTTAGATGCACAGAATTCGCCTTCCAAGTCCACAGCAAAGAAGACATTGACCAAAAAGTATAATACAACTTTAATTGACccaaacactgaaacagaggACAGTGGGTCTTCGTGTTGTAGAAGAAGTCCTTGTAGGGGAAAAAGTGCTTTCAAAAAACTGAATCAAATAGACAGTGATTTGGAAGAACCTAACACTGTGGAACTGGCATGCCATAAACTTGACCATAGGACTCCGGATGAAAATGGTATACAGGGTGAATTCACAGCTGCTAGCCAATCTTTGG ATGGATTGCACAAAATCAGGCTAAACTATAGTGAGGACTCGGCTGATGGCAGTAAACTCAATGAAGATGAGCTTATAGATTTTTCTGAAGACCAGGATAACCAG GAAGACAGTAGTGATGATGGTGGCCTTGTAGATGATAACTGTAATTCAGAAATGGGACAATGGCACTTGAAGCCTACTGTCTGCAAACA GCCCTGCATTTTGCTGATGGACTCACTGAGAGGCCCTTCCCGGTCAAACGTTGTAAAAACACTGCGGGA ATATTTAGAAGTGGAATGGGAAGTCAGGAAAGGCCACAAAAGAAGCTTTTCCAAAGATGTCATGAAAGGTTCCAACCCAAAAGTGCCACAACAGAACAACTTCAGTGATTGTGGAGTGTACATACTGCAGTATGTGGAGAGCTTTTTTGAG AATCCCATTCTGAGTTTTGAGCTACCAATGAACTTAACAGACTGGTTTCCACGCCCAAGAATGAAaaccaaaagagaagaaatacgAAAAATAATCCTGAAGCTGCAGGAACAGcagaacaaggaaaagaagggaCAAAAGGACCCAAGTTCAATGGAAAGATCtttgcaggaaaaaacagaacaacttATCAACAGTGGCTCAGACTGA